The sequence ACGTGACTCATGTTGTACGTCGTGCAAAGTATGTTTGCGTGACGCACGTTGTACGTCGTCCAAGTACTTTTGCGCGACGCGTGGCCTGCATCGTGCAAagatactttgcgcgacgcacatCCTACAGCGTACGTCacgcaaaccctttttttttaattagtgaaaaataatttttttaaatttgttttgataaatattgtaattaaattataaagaataattaattaaccaagcaaaagtatttaattataaaatatttgaaaatgtacatacaagatgtccgaacaaaaaagaaaaaactacaagtgAACTAGGTTTAATATATCAAGCTACTCGGTATTGGCAGGGCAATGTGGCTCTGAGGTTGAAGGTGGAGCATGATGAGGTACTGGTAACGAGATTTGGAGGCCGGACGTCTGTATGTCTTGTACAAGTTCTTGCACCCTCCCGACATAGGTATTCAGCTCCTTGGCCTGGGCCCTCAGCTGAACCTTCATCTGGGCGTCCTCAGTCCTCAGCTGCATCACTTCCACCTTCAATGCATCGACCTCTGTTGTGTTCGATCTAGAAGAAGAAGTACCTGTCTCACGAATCCGCGCTTTCCCCATACCCCGAACAACATTGCCACCACTACGACCATAGTTCTGATTCAGGACATCAGTCATGATCTGAAAACCTGCATCCTCAGGTACCATGACGTCCTCGATCGGGGTTTTCGGGGGAAGCTGCGATGCTGCTTCATGGAGAACAGCAGTGCTCTTTTCCTCCATAGTAACctgtaataataaagaaaaaacatataatgtttaataacaaaatataaataatatttgaacGATTCATACATATAAGAATAATAACATATACTTACATGAAGCTGCTTAGTGGTCTTATTACCAGGTCGAACGTAAACATCCTTGAACATGTCGATCTCTGGGAACTTAGAACCctccgaaagaaaaaaaacattaagaaaatttaattaatcaataataaaaattaaattgtataaaatttcaAAGTTAATATACTTTTACCTCACGTCGTGCCTCAAGCCTATACGAAAAGGGCTGCGAACCAGAATGGTGGAGAAGTGTCTTTGACTCCCGAGCTTTCTGGCTAGCAGTAGATTTCTTCTGTTAAACACACAATATACATGTTAGTGCGACTAtttgaaataaattaataaaaatgcttaaaaaaataacatttacaataaaaaattattattaaaatattatatacaTACCACAAATTTTGGGTCCGTAAAATGTTTGCAGAGCCACTCCCAATCCTTTGGTCGGTCCTTCAACTCGTCTGGAACATGTAGGCGAGCAATCTCCGGATCATCTCATTGCTTAAAATGCTTGTGAAAATTGTTCTTCCATTGTTTGTACCGGGTTGCTAAGGTCTCCTCTAAGTAGACCATGACCTCAGGGGATATGTCCTCAAGATCATAAACGCACTACGAAtatgaaaaagaataaaataatagtaacaaatgtaataatattaagataatatattttggtttttaatatttgtaaacgaaatttaaaaaaaatgataaaaggcTATAAATTAATATACTAACCGACAACTTGTCTCGCACCAATATCTTCGTCTCCTCAGGAATTTTTGCCCAAGACTCCCGCTGAAAAGGACAATTATCTCGAATAACAACACCACAGCTACTAGCAACGCCGCTATGCTGCTGTGAGGTAGCCATTCCACAATGTTATGGGTCATACACAATCTTGATCTTGGAGTTGTTCTGACGTACGCCCTGTAACTCCTTCAGCATTCAACTAGGCCCCCTGGTGTTTTTTTTAGCTAGCCAAAAATACTCAAATGGTGAAAACCCTAAGCTTAAATTTGTACAAAAAATTCGACACAACCTCCCTTAGTAGTATAGCATTTCCCAAAACCTTAAAACAGTAAAATAATAGTAATTCACAACCCGCAACACATTTTCACAATCCAGCAAATTTTCATCATCATAAAAGTAAtagttttaaaatgaaaaaaaaatacaacgtagtgagaattagaaaaaaaaactacctGGTGGCTGGGAGGCCTCACTCTCAACTCTGGATGCCAAGGAAGTCTGATCAAAAGGCTCTGGGTCGCGGCAGCGTCGGTGAGGCCGCCGTGCACTGAGCGACTCAACGGACACTGATGACGTCAATGAGACGGGCACTTGGGACGCCGTAGAAGTAGCCTCAACATTGGGTGTAGGCTCCCTAATCAATGGAGCACTCATGGCTGGAGCAGTAGATGCTGATAATGTAGGAGGCGCATTGGTCACACTCCGACGACGAGTAATCAACTTCGACATCTATAAGTAGGAATGAAATGAATCTTCTCGTTCCGCATTATAATTGGAGAGTGTTAAGTAGGAAAGGTAAACCCTTTCAATGCAATActtgaaaaagaaataacatgaaaataaaaataataataaaataaaactgaaagAGAAAACAACATTTAGAATTTAGTGCCTGGGGAAAGTAAACAGCTATAGTTCTTCAACATTTATGGTTAGATGGAATGCTTTGATTGCACACATTTTACCTGTAGTAGGCCGGCTAGATATATGAAAGACTTATCCTGTAAATAAAATATGATGTTTTAGTAAACCACGCCTAGCGATATTTCGTATCATTTTTCAAATTGAAAGCACAAAGATGGAGTCAAAACATTAAACAAACTACAGCGATCGAAAAGGAAGTTCAACCATACACCAAGGGAAAAAAGGAACTCTTTGCGTATATATATTATCGGTCTTTATCTTAAATTACTTGCAGTGGGAATCACAATAAAGATACATATTAGTTATATTTGGTCTTCAAATACGCATACAAAACGACCTCTATCCGCATGCAAACTTAAAGCCTCGGATTTTCCTAAATTGTTTCACAAACTTTTGCAACACTCGTACTACTAAAGATCACAGGACATATTGTCTGTTTTCAACTAGTGTATCCTTTCTCGGTCATATTGTCTGCTTAAGGAAAATCAAATAGATACGAGTTGCCTGCCTATTATTGGTGTGATTTCAACTGTTTGACATaatttacatacaaaaatatgGGACCGAGGAGCATGACTGAAAATCAATTGGTCAGCTATAAGAGAAAACGATTATAAATACCCCAAACTATAGAACATAGACCACACAAACTTTAGAACATAGTTGTAACATCTCAACCTTATAACTTCCTCTCTGGACAGACAGGGTGCTTTGACTCATACTCAGAGCAAAAAATAGTTCGGAACAAAACACGACACAAGTGTAGACATAGAAACAAAGAGATGAACTCCAAACAGGAAACAAGGACAAGAATATATCACAGCTTCACTCGTTGCAACGTACGGGAACCACATCTATCCCTATTAAAGGTGGCCCAACGTGGCTCAATACTTAATGCCATCAAATTAAATACATGGAATacaaaggtgttaaagaaacaaaatttatcTTGTAAACTATACCTAAATATGTAGGACTATAAGCTATTAATTAACATAGATGTGGTAATCAAGTTAATAAGCTAGAGAGAATACCACTAAACAAAAGAacagaaaaacacaaaaccacCTTTCTCCAATAAGTAGTTTTAATAGACATAATCAAGCCATCTTATTCACATCGGATTAAAGAACTTGCAATGATCATAATCACCATGAAGCCAATGCCAGCAATCTCCATAAAAATTTGTAGAAAACTGAAATGGTATTATGTGTTTATGTAAAGGATACTAATCATACTCACCCTGGGGTTTAAAGTTAAATACAGGAGGAAGAAATGCAGCAATTTGGTAACGATAAATTTGTgacaaaaaccctaaataacaaAAACCCATCGAAAATCAGAAACCCTTACCTTGATTTTAGGACTTGATTCGCGTGGCTTCGAGATTCCCGTGACGGCCTGTTGTTTGGGTTCAAGGTTTGGGTTCGACAACCCAAGAGGAAAGACAAGATTTGGGGTCAACGGGGAAAGAAatagggaaagaaagagagagggatttGGGGtctaaagggaaaaaaaagggagggTTCAAGATCTGGGGTCTACGAGGAACATTGAAAAAAGAGCTTGAAGGTTCAGCTTTTTTTAATAACTCCAAAACTGGGAAGGACAAGTTCATGGGAGGGATGGTTCAATTATTTTGTCAAAAgttggaaaattgaaaaaaaaacgcCCATTTTTCACTATTGGACCGCCAAATTTATCATAACTCGCGCGACGCACGTAAACGTACGTCGTGCCAAacggctttgcgcgacgcatgtatTCATCGCGCAAAGTCGACGAAAAAGGGGGAAACTTTCTTTATTTGGCGCCAAGATCTTGCGAGACGCACCAAACGTCGCGCAAAGGTTGTTTGCGCGACAGACAAAGTTATGCGCCGCTCAAAACATCTTTACGCAATTCGTCGCGCAAACGTCCTTTGCGCGACGTTTGGTGTTTAGGAtcgcgcaaacatactttgcgcTACGAAATTTGTTGCGTCGTGCAAGATTCCGTCACGCAAACATGTTTTTCTACTAGTGATTGTTGAACATCTCATattgtatgatatggataaagatTACAAAAACGCTTGGTGGCGACATCATGGCGAGCAAAACATTGGAGAGCAAAATATGGcaattggagaagaagaaacaggagatgaggtgattggcatgcaTGATTTTCTTAATGATGTATTTGTCCAACCATTAACAGAAGAATGTGTTGGGCCGTCTATTGAACCCTCTATTAGGGAAGGGTgtccagaagaggtggagacttTTTTTAGGTTGCTTGAAGAGGCAGATCAAGATTTGTGGCTAGGTTGTAAGGAGTTTAAGAAATTGGAAGCAGTTGTAAGACTGTATCAGATTAAGTGTTTAGCGGGAATGCCAGACGAGATCTTCACCATTTTACTGGAGTTAATTAAAAGAATGTTGCCTGAATGGGATTGTTTGCCTGAAACCTGTTACAAGgcaaaaaaacttataaatgaCTTAGGT is a genomic window of Malus domestica chromosome 09, GDT2T_hap1 containing:
- the LOC103440837 gene encoding uncharacterized protein, giving the protein MFKDVYVRPGNKTTKQLHVTMEEKSTAVLHEAASQLPPKTPIEDVMVPEDAGFQIMTDVLNQNYGRSGGNVVRGMGKARIRETGTSSSRSNTTEVDALKVEVMQLRTEDAQMKVQLRAQAKELNTYVGRVQELVQDIQTSGLQISLPVPHHAPPSTSEPHCPANTE